The Prevotella sp. E9-3 genome has a window encoding:
- a CDS encoding heavy metal translocating P-type ATPase translates to MGHHHCNCHEHEHHHEHVHHHEHEHHHEHEHHHEHVHHHEHEEGGRGKLFQILLGSALLISAVLIEKNWALPTWQLLLIYLIPYLTVGHETLKEAFEGIMEGDAFNEHFLMTIATLGALCIGFLPGAETEFPEAVFVMLFFQVGELFEGYAEGKSRASIAHLMNIRPDVAHVVDESNCESITDKAPETVVVGSTIMVRPGEKIPLDGVITKGQSALNTVALTGESLPREVAEEDEVISGCVNLSGVLYVRTTKDFGESTVSKIINLVENATESKSKSEAFISRFARIYTPIVVLAAVVLALVPPAVSTLFYGLPFGTSFTTWLYRALTFLVVSCPCALVISIPLTFFGGIGGASRKGILIKGASYMDVLAEVGTVVFDKTGTLTHGQFSVTAVHPDACDEHQLLHLAAHVEHFSTHPIGAALRDAFPDEATDGCRIENIEEIAGQGIRAQVGDKLVCVGNIKMMDAIGAKWHDCHHTGTIIHVAINGVYAGHIVINDKLKDDSAEAIRQLKALGISRTVMLTGDRREVGADVASKLELSEWHAELLPADKVTHVERLLEETRSSISRTRLAFVGDGINDAPVLARADVGIAMGGLGSDAAIEAADVVLMDDHPSKIALAISIARRTLTIARQNVWLAIGIKVAVLILAAIGLSTMWMAVFADVGVMLLAVLNAMRALR, encoded by the coding sequence ATGGGACATCATCATTGTAACTGCCACGAACATGAACATCACCACGAGCATGTACATCACCACGAACATGAGCATCACCACGAACATGAGCATCACCACGAGCATGTACATCACCATGAACATGAGGAAGGCGGAAGGGGAAAACTCTTTCAGATTCTCTTAGGTAGCGCATTACTGATTAGCGCTGTGCTCATCGAAAAGAATTGGGCACTGCCTACATGGCAACTATTGCTCATCTACCTTATTCCTTATCTGACCGTTGGCCATGAAACGCTGAAAGAAGCTTTCGAAGGTATTATGGAGGGCGATGCTTTCAACGAGCATTTTCTCATGACTATCGCCACACTGGGCGCACTCTGCATAGGTTTTCTGCCTGGCGCCGAGACGGAATTCCCCGAGGCAGTCTTCGTCATGCTGTTTTTTCAAGTGGGCGAACTGTTCGAAGGTTATGCCGAAGGAAAGAGCCGGGCAAGCATCGCCCACCTGATGAACATTCGCCCCGACGTGGCACACGTGGTGGATGAATCCAACTGCGAGAGCATTACTGACAAGGCTCCTGAAACGGTGGTCGTCGGTTCTACAATCATGGTTCGTCCAGGCGAGAAGATTCCTCTTGACGGTGTCATCACGAAAGGGCAGTCCGCCTTGAACACAGTAGCACTGACAGGCGAGTCTCTTCCTCGCGAAGTGGCCGAGGAAGACGAGGTAATCTCTGGGTGTGTGAATCTTTCCGGGGTTCTATATGTTCGCACAACAAAAGACTTTGGCGAGAGCACCGTTTCAAAGATTATCAATCTTGTAGAGAATGCCACCGAAAGCAAATCAAAGAGCGAGGCCTTCATCAGTCGCTTTGCCCGCATCTATACTCCTATCGTAGTGTTGGCTGCCGTAGTATTGGCATTGGTACCACCTGCAGTAAGTACCCTGTTCTACGGCTTACCCTTTGGCACATCATTCACCACCTGGCTCTACCGTGCCCTCACCTTCTTGGTGGTCAGCTGTCCTTGTGCACTGGTGATCAGTATTCCACTCACCTTCTTTGGCGGCATCGGCGGAGCCTCTCGCAAGGGCATCCTCATCAAAGGTGCCAGCTATATGGACGTATTGGCAGAGGTGGGCACTGTGGTCTTCGACAAGACCGGTACGCTTACCCACGGTCAGTTCAGCGTGACGGCCGTTCATCCTGATGCCTGCGACGAGCATCAACTGCTTCACCTTGCTGCTCATGTGGAGCATTTCTCTACCCACCCTATTGGCGCTGCCCTTCGCGATGCCTTCCCTGACGAGGCTACCGATGGTTGCCGTATCGAGAACATTGAGGAAATAGCCGGACAGGGCATTCGTGCACAGGTGGGCGACAAGCTGGTGTGCGTGGGAAATATTAAGATGATGGATGCCATTGGTGCGAAATGGCACGATTGCCACCACACAGGAACCATCATCCATGTAGCTATCAACGGTGTGTATGCCGGTCACATCGTCATCAACGACAAGCTGAAGGATGACAGTGCCGAGGCCATCCGCCAATTGAAGGCTTTGGGCATCAGCCGCACGGTGATGCTCACCGGAGACCGCCGCGAAGTGGGGGCCGATGTAGCATCAAAACTGGAACTCAGTGAATGGCATGCCGAACTGCTGCCTGCCGACAAGGTGACTCATGTAGAGCGTCTGTTGGAAGAAACGAGATCCAGCATCAGTCGCACCCGACTGGCATTTGTGGGCGATGGCATCAACGATGCTCCTGTGCTGGCTCGTGCCGATGTTGGCATTGCCATGGGTGGACTGGGCAGTGATGCTGCTATCGAGGCTGCCGATGTTGTTCTGATGGATGACCATCCCTCAAAGATTGCTTTGGCTATCAGCATTGCCCGGCGCACGCTGACCATTGCCCGTCAGAATGTGTGGTTGGCCATTGGTATCAAGGTAGCTGTGCTCATCCTTGCAGCCATAGGTTTAAGTACTATGTGGATGGCAGTTTTTGCCGATGTAGGTGTTATGCTGTTGGCTGTTCTCAACGCTATGAGGGCTTTGAGGTAA
- a CDS encoding glutathione peroxidase yields MKRLLIGLMSIMSLLTASAQDIYNITVKDDGGNNVQLNEYKGKVLLIVNTATKCGFTPQYKELESIYEKFSAKGFEILDFPCNQFGQQAPGSIEEIHEFCTANFNIQFRQFDKIDVNGNAESPLFTYLKSQKGFAGFDLNDPLGKLLDDNFRKQDPNYDQSPSIKWNFTKFLVARDGKVLKRYEPTAKMSDIEADIQKALGCCEKQKSNCCEKKQSKCCEKKESSCCEKQKSDCCKK; encoded by the coding sequence ATGAAACGATTATTGATAGGACTCATGAGCATCATGAGCTTGCTGACAGCCTCAGCGCAAGACATTTACAACATCACGGTGAAGGACGATGGTGGCAACAACGTTCAACTCAACGAGTACAAAGGCAAGGTTCTGCTGATTGTAAACACGGCCACAAAGTGCGGTTTTACACCTCAGTACAAGGAACTGGAGTCTATCTACGAGAAATTCTCGGCAAAGGGCTTTGAGATTCTGGACTTCCCCTGCAACCAGTTTGGCCAACAGGCTCCTGGATCAATAGAGGAAATTCACGAGTTCTGCACTGCCAACTTCAACATTCAGTTCCGTCAGTTCGACAAGATCGACGTGAACGGCAATGCTGAGTCACCACTGTTCACTTACCTGAAGTCACAGAAAGGGTTTGCAGGTTTCGACCTTAACGATCCGCTGGGAAAACTGCTCGACGATAACTTCCGCAAACAGGATCCCAACTATGACCAGTCGCCCAGCATCAAGTGGAACTTCACCAAATTCCTTGTGGCACGCGACGGGAAGGTTCTCAAACGCTATGAGCCCACTGCCAAGATGAGCGACATCGAGGCAGACATTCAGAAAGCTCTCGGTTGCTGCGAAAAGCAGAAAAGCAATTGCTGCGAAAAGAAACAGAGTAAATGCTGCGAGAAGAAGGAAAGCAGTTGTTGCGAGAAACAGAAAAGTGATTGCTGTAAGAAATAA
- a CDS encoding MarR family winged helix-turn-helix transcriptional regulator translates to MHEELRLDRQVCFRLYTAARLITQAYTPMFSELGLTYPQYLVLMVLWEKDQQPVNDIAHRLLLETNTVTPLLQRMEKQGLVARCRGEKDKRQQIVSLTKAGKAMEEKAYEKIPAGMGEQLKSCPLMLSDYENLSKELDTLIDSLKK, encoded by the coding sequence ATGCACGAAGAATTAAGACTCGACCGTCAGGTCTGCTTTCGTCTGTACACAGCAGCTCGACTCATCACTCAAGCCTATACACCAATGTTCAGCGAACTGGGACTCACCTATCCGCAATACCTCGTATTGATGGTTCTTTGGGAAAAAGACCAACAGCCGGTGAATGACATAGCCCACCGACTGCTGCTGGAAACCAACACCGTGACCCCACTGCTGCAGCGAATGGAGAAACAGGGACTGGTGGCACGCTGCAGAGGCGAGAAGGACAAGCGCCAACAGATAGTATCGCTCACCAAGGCTGGAAAGGCGATGGAAGAGAAGGCCTATGAGAAGATTCCTGCCGGCATGGGCGAACAACTCAAATCGTGTCCACTGATGCTTAGCGACTACGAGAATCTTTCAAAAGAACTAGACACTTTAATTGACAGTCTAAAGAAATAA
- a CDS encoding glutathione peroxidase gives MEKIYDFKALTAKNEVLDFAQFEGKVLLIVNTASKCGFTPQFEGLEALNQKYKDQGLVVIGFPCNQFLSQDPGTISEIEGFCKRNYGVTFQIMSKINVNGDDADPIFKYLKSRTRGFFGSRIKWNFTKFLISRDGETIKRFSPTTTPAKIEKYIQEML, from the coding sequence ATGGAAAAGATTTATGATTTCAAAGCACTGACAGCTAAAAATGAGGTATTGGACTTTGCCCAGTTTGAGGGAAAGGTGCTTCTGATTGTCAACACAGCCAGCAAGTGTGGCTTCACTCCTCAGTTTGAAGGTCTTGAAGCCCTGAACCAGAAATACAAAGACCAGGGGCTGGTGGTCATAGGTTTTCCCTGCAACCAGTTCCTGTCGCAAGACCCCGGCACTATCAGCGAGATTGAAGGATTCTGCAAGCGCAACTATGGCGTCACCTTCCAGATCATGAGCAAAATCAACGTGAATGGCGACGATGCCGACCCAATCTTCAAATACCTGAAGAGCCGCACAAGGGGTTTCTTCGGCTCGAGAATCAAGTGGAACTTCACCAAGTTCCTCATTTCCAGAGATGGCGAGACCATCAAGCGATTCTCGCCTACCACAACTCCGGCAAAGATAGAGAAGTATATTCAAGAAATGCTATAA